One stretch of Miscanthus floridulus cultivar M001 chromosome 18, ASM1932011v1, whole genome shotgun sequence DNA includes these proteins:
- the LOC136519993 gene encoding xyloglucan O-acetyltransferase 1-like yields MGGAHEPLHPHMQMKTSSSSKGGSHGYFVPRPVCAWLVCGFVALALLHVLCCTPPGTQEAVLSPLLQYVDDTYNFVSSGPQSCNYTEGRWVYAPGHARRYNATECHVKDSHNCIRNGRPDTGYLDWRWQPAAAGCRLPAFSARAFLSAVRGKHVAFVGDSMSRNQAQSLVCLLVGAGVPHRVVYRDADPQKFNLWRYAFPTHGVTVSFYSAPFIARATGKALNGNDSLPQNMNHVHLDALDDRWVADADTMDVVVLSIAHWPLNGAIYYNNSARIGHHNHQELSASEEIGYAWPMKVAYRMALDRLSSGGRPRTVVIATLSPGHFEGNTLTTMCPRKEPYKEGEKEPHHLEMELVRLVYEEAQAARARNGEGGGARVEVLDVTKLAVMRPDGHPGLYMHRDPFAHGGPQPWMPSDCLHFCLPGPVDTFNEILQQILRKKR; encoded by the exons ATGGGTGGAGCGCACGAGCCACTGCATCCCCACATGCAGATGAAGACATCGTCTTCTTCCAAAGGCGGCAGTCATGGGTATTTCGTGCCCAGACCCGTCTGCGCTTGGCTTGTCTGCGGCTTCGTCGCCTTGgccctcctccacgtcctctgcTGCACTCCCCCCGGCACTCAAGAAGCCGTCTTATCTCCGCTGCTCCAGTACGTCGACGACACATACAACTTCGTCTCATCTGG GCCGCAGAGCTGCAACTACACGGAGGGGAGGTGGGTGTATGCGCCGGGCCACGCGCGGCGGTACAATGCCACGGAGTGCCACGTGAAGGACAGCCACAACTGCATCCGCAATGGGCGGCCGGACACGGGGTACCTGGACTGGCGGtggcagccggcggcggcggggtgccGGTTGCCGGCGTTCAGCGCGCGGGCGTTCCTGTCGGCGGTGCGCGGCAAGCACGTGGCCTTCGTGGGCGACTCCATGTCGCGGAACCAGGCACAGTCCCTGGTGTGCCTCCTGGTGGGCGCCGGCGTCCCGCACCGCGTCGTGTACCGGGACGCGGACCCGCAGAAGTTCAACCTGTGGCGGTACGCGTTCCCGACGCACGGCGTGACGGTGTCCTTCTACTCGGCGCCCTTCATCGCCAGGGCCACGGGCAAGGCGCTGAACGGGAACGACAGCCTGCCGCAGAACATGAACCACGTGCACCTCGACGCGCTCGATGACCGCTGGGTGGCCGACGCAGACACCATGGACGTGGTGGTGCTCTCCATCGCGCACTGGCCGCTGAACGGGGCCATCTACTACAACAACAGCGCGCGGATCGGGCACCACAACCACCAGGAGCTCAGTGCGTCGGAGGAAATCGGCTACGCCTGGCCGATGAAGGTGGCCTACCGGATGGCGTTGGACCGGCTGAGCTCCGGCGGAAGGCCACGGACCGTGGTGATCGCCACCTTGTCGCCGGGCCACTTCGAAGGCAACACCCTCACCACGATGTGCCCCAGGAAGGAGCCTTACAAGGAGGGGGAGAAGGAGCCGCACCACCTCGAAATGGAGCTGGTCCGCCTCGTCTACGAGGAGGCCCAGGCCGCGAGGGCGAGGAACGGTGAAGGTGGCGGCgcaagggtggaggtgctggacgTGACGAAGCTGGCGGTCATGCGGCCGGACGGACACCCCGGACTTTATATGCACCGCGACCCGTTCGCGCACGGCGGCCCGCAGCCGTGGATGCCGTCCGACTGCCTCCATTTCTGCCTGCCCGGCCCGGTCGACACCTTCAACGAGATACTGCAGCAGATCCTGAGGAAGAAGCGGTGA